The sequence below is a genomic window from Halosolutus gelatinilyticus.
AGACGTTCGACAACGTTCCCGCGGAGTTCCTCGACGTCGGCTTCGCGCTGATGGATCCCGTCGCGAACAACCTGACGAAGTACGTCAGGTTCTACGACAACATGGAAGACGGGGACTTCGTCGAGAACTTCGCCCGGATGGAGCGCTGGCTCAGCGAGGGGATCGACGTCGCCGGCGCCGCCTACGAGCAGTTCATCGAGGACATCTACCAGGAGAACAAGCTCGTCGAGAACGAACTCTACCTGGACGGCAAACACGTCGACATCACCGAGATCGACATGCCCGTCCTCCAGATCGTCGCCGAATACGACCACCTCATCCCGCCGGAGGCCTCCAAGCCGTTCAACGACGCGATTCCCTCGGCGGACACCGAGATCATGGAGTTCGCGACGGGCCACATCGGCATGTCCGTCTCCTCGCGGAGCCACGCCGAACTCTGGCCCGACGTCTGCGAGTGGTTCGAGGAGCGATCCGACGGCGAGGACGCCGTCGACGCCGAACCCGCCGCGCCCGAACCCAAGGAGGCGGACGCCGCGCTCGCCGAGGACGTCGAGGGCGACGAAACGGGCGTTGCGGATGCGACCGACGGCGGCGCGCGATCGGAAGGCGGCGTGCAGGCGGAGGGCGAACACCTGAGCGACGAGGCCCGATCGGACCGGGAGATCGCGGAACGCGCCACGGACGACGTCCAGGAGGAACCCGCCGAACCGGGCGAGATGACCGTCGACGATGACCTCGCCGACGACATCACCGACGAGGACGTCTCCGACGCGATCGAGGCCGAAACCGACGATCTGACGGACCTCACCGGCGTCGGCCAGGCGTACGCGGAGGATCTCTCGGCGGCGGGCATCGAAACGTTCGACCAACTGGCGAACGCCGACGCGGCCGAACTCGCGACCGAAACGAGCATTTCACCCAGCCGGATCGAAGGCTGGATCGAACAGGCGACCGAGAAGTGATCGCGACCGCGACGCCCCTCGATTTCTCTCTCCCTCTCACCCGGTTCTCGTCCCGACGGTCTCGAACGGCAGCGTTCGGCGGCCGCGGCTCCCCCGACGCCGATCGGCTGGAACCGATCGTCGACCGGGAGCGGGCCACCGGAGCCGTCGCCACGGCAGTACGTCCTGTCATTCCACGGGTCGTTATATAGGACCGGAGGTGCAACGTTCACGTATGTCCATGGAGGGGCGCACCTGCGTCATCACAGGCTCGGCACGCGGCATCGGGCGAGGGATCGCCGAATACCTCGGAGAGGAGGGCGCGAACGTCGTGATCAACTATCGATCGTCGGAGGGATCAGCACACGACGCCGTCGAGGCGATCGAAGCGTCGGGCGGACGGGCCGTCGCGGCGCAGGCCGACGTGACGAAACGCGAGGAAGTCGAGCGCATGCGCGAGGTGTGCCACGAGGCGTTCGGTCCGGCCGACGTCCTCGTGAACAACGCCGGCATCACGGCCGACGTCCAGTTCACGGACATGTCGCGGGAGGAGTGGGACCGCGTCATGGACGTCAACCTCGGCGGGACGTTCAACTGTACGCAGGAGTTCTACGACGACATCTGGAACGCCGACGAGGGGCGGCTGATCAACATCTCCAGCGTCGTCGGCAAACAGGGGAACTTCGGACAGGCGAACTACGCCACGGCGAAAAGCGGCATGTTCGGCTTCACGCGGACGATCGCGCTCGAACTCGCCCAGGGTGGGTCGACGGCCAACTGCGTCGCGCCCGGCTTCACTCGGACGGACATGTTAGAGAGCGTCCCGGACAAGGTCCTCGATCGGATCATCGCGGGCATCCCGCTCGAACGACTGGCGGAGGTCGAAGACATCGCCGCGGTCGTACGCTTTCTCGCCAGCGAGGACTCCTCGTACGTCACCGGCGAAGTGATCGACGTCAACGGCGGGATGGACCTCTGATCGGGGGTGGACGCCGGTGCAGTACGGCGTGACCGTCGATCGTCGACGGCCGAACCGAGTTCGTACGCCCGCCCGGCTAAAATATATTTTAGCTAACAGTTATTCCGAGCCGTCCCGTCTCTTCCGTCGATGGAACACGCAACACACGATCCCACGGCAC
It includes:
- the phaC gene encoding class III poly(R)-hydroxyalkanoic acid synthase subunit PhaC — encoded protein: MTNPFTTVLDMQRQAWEQAADVAEKTRVAPDRTETVENVDVGQTPSEVVYEENKLELLHYEPRTEEQHDVPILVVYALINKPYILDLQPDRSVVGTLLEAGFDVYLIDWGEPSILDRSLTLDDYVDRYVDNCVDAVRERSGQDAINILGYCMGGTMSAMYAALYPEKVRNLGLMAAGLCFTGDGGVLELWGADEYYDPEVVTETFDNVPAEFLDVGFALMDPVANNLTKYVRFYDNMEDGDFVENFARMERWLSEGIDVAGAAYEQFIEDIYQENKLVENELYLDGKHVDITEIDMPVLQIVAEYDHLIPPEASKPFNDAIPSADTEIMEFATGHIGMSVSSRSHAELWPDVCEWFEERSDGEDAVDAEPAAPEPKEADAALAEDVEGDETGVADATDGGARSEGGVQAEGEHLSDEARSDREIAERATDDVQEEPAEPGEMTVDDDLADDITDEDVSDAIEAETDDLTDLTGVGQAYAEDLSAAGIETFDQLANADAAELATETSISPSRIEGWIEQATEK
- a CDS encoding beta-ketoacyl-ACP reductase, whose protein sequence is MSMEGRTCVITGSARGIGRGIAEYLGEEGANVVINYRSSEGSAHDAVEAIEASGGRAVAAQADVTKREEVERMREVCHEAFGPADVLVNNAGITADVQFTDMSREEWDRVMDVNLGGTFNCTQEFYDDIWNADEGRLINISSVVGKQGNFGQANYATAKSGMFGFTRTIALELAQGGSTANCVAPGFTRTDMLESVPDKVLDRIIAGIPLERLAEVEDIAAVVRFLASEDSSYVTGEVIDVNGGMDL